The genomic stretch CTTGCTCAGCAGCTGCTCACAAGTAGGAACGAGACCTTCCTCCGTAGCCACAATTTTGGAATCATAAATACCAATAAAGTGTCCTGCTTTAATCTCAAGATCATCGAATACCGTGTCTCTTACCGCATAGGTGACTTGACCAGAGCGAACATGAGCAATGGCTTCGAGCATATTTTCTTCATTGGACTCTGCACTTTCATCTTCCTGGAAAGCAAAAGCAGCAGAAATTCCTTGTGGAATTGTCTTACTTGGAATGACGGTAACAAGACGCTCTCCTTCTAACAAATCTCTTGCCTGTTTAGCAGCAAGAACAATGTTAGAGTTATTCGGCAGAATAAATACATGTTCTGCGTCGATGGAATGAATGGCTTTCACAAAATCTTCTGTACTCGGATTCATGGTTTGTCCACCCGACAGAACAATATCTACTCCAAGACTTTTGAATACCTCTTCGATCCCTTGACCAGAAGAAACAGCAATAAAGCCAAATGGAGCAAGTTCATCTGCCGGCGGTATGGACAGTTCTGGAGTACGCTCTTGTTCTTGCGGAATCTCTGCAAAGAGTTCTGGCTCTGCGGCAGCATCCATACCTGCTGTCAGCAAGTCACGATGCTGTTCACGCATGTTCAGGATATGAATTTGTGTTATTTCTCCGTATTGAAGCGCTAAGTTAAGTACATCACCTGGTGTTTTGGAGTGAACATGTACTTTAATGATCTCATCATCTGAAATAATAATGATGGAATCTCCATTTACTGACAACGCTTTCCTAAAATATTCCTCATCAAATGGCGTTCCCTGTGCATCACCTAACTGACGGTTAATGAAAAATTCCATATCATAAAGGAACTCAATATCCTCAGTCTCCAGTCTAGCTTGCGCTGTGTCAGGAAGTTCACGATGAACCGGTGGTGTAGTTGGCACTGCTTTTGCAACAGAAGCCGGCGGAGTTATTTCCTTAGCAGGTTGAACTTTAGAATCTGTATCGGCAGTTCCGCCTAATAAGTGCTCCATAAATCCTTCATAAATATATACAAGTCCTTTACCGCCGGAATCAACAACGCCTACCTGTTTAAGTACAGGAAGCATTTCCGGTGTTAAGGCAAGAGTTTCATTTGCTTTCTTTAGTACTTCGCTCATAAGTTCAGTAATGTCAGTGGTTCGACGAGCATAATAAGTCGCATGCTTTGCCGCTTCCTTGGCAACTGTGAGGATTGTACCTTCAACTGGTTTTACTACAGCCTTATATGCGGTATCCACACCGCTCTGGAGGGCAGCAGCAAATTGAATTGTATTCAGCTCCTCATATGGGGCAGCGTAACGACTAAAGCCTCGGAATAACTGCGACAAAATCACACCCGAGTTCCCCCGCGCACCCATCAGCAGGCCTTTCGATAAAATCCCTGCACAGCTTCCAATGGAACTAGAGCTGTTTCTTTTAAGTTCGGCCACACCGGCGCTCATTGTCAAATTCATATTTGTACCCGTATCTCCATCTGGAACAGGAAATACATTGAGGGAATTGACATGTTCAGCATGCTTATGCAATTGATCCGCTCCGGCTAAAACCATCGCGTAGAAATCTGTTCCATTTAAAGAACGTTTACTCAAGTGAGAATTCCCCTTCCTAGCTTGATGCGGGAGCTTGTTCAAAAAGGCTCGTGCCTTCGAGAAAAACTCTAACATCCGTTGTTCCGCTGAGTAGTGACTCAAGCGACAGCGGTCTTTCCGCAGTATTATGGACTATACCCCATTGTACTATAATCATGAGGAGAAATAAATAAAGTTTTTGTTTATGTTGACTAAGCTTTTTCTTATATGATATTATATTTAAGTATTGTTTTATGCAGGTGTATTGGATTAAGTATGGCCAAAATTGGTCTGAAGTACAACCATTGACCTTGCGGATAACGGTTACTTTCAGAATAGGAGGTGTAATCTATGTCTCGCAAATGTTATGTGACAGGTAAAAAACCGGGTAGCGGTAACCATGTTTCTCACGCTAACAACCGTAACCGCCGTTCCTGGGGCGTAAACGTTCAAAAAGTTCGCATTCTGGTGGACGGTAAGCCAAAACGCGTTTATGTTAGCACCCGTGCTCTGAAAGCCGGTAAAGTAACTCGCGTATAATCTTAGCTACGTCTATAGAATACAAAGACAAAAAGCACCTCGCCTTCTGACTAGGTGCTTTTTTCATGTCTGGATTTCGGCGACCCTTCCTATGCCAGCTCTTCTCAGCGTAAAATGAACACACTTCAAGCCGATTTTATTTCTGGAACGTGTTAAGGATCGCTTTTACAAAACCTCCCAAAAACTTCGGAAGCTTAAACGTGTAGAATTTCATACTTAACCCTCCCCATCATCCTCATGTGTCACCTTTTATCGTGCAAGAAGCCCTTCCTATTCGCCTTAGAACCAAAACCAGGATTATACGAAAAAAGGCTACATGAGAATCGCGCTCATGTAACCATATTTATGCAGAACACTGTCTTGCTATGCCACTAGCTTTGCTTAAACCTGCGGCGGATTCATTTTTATAAAGGTATATGCCGACCATAATAAGATAAATAATAAGTAATATACTGCGGTAAAAATAACAAAAGTAATGCGAATCCCTTTTCGCTCAAACTTACGGAAAAACCAAATCACAAGAATAACACCAAGAAGCGATACGACTGCATTAATAGGAGAAGGGAGTAATGCAAAGGAACCTAATAAGGTTCCCGTAACAAGACTAATAAGCGAAGTCCACATTGCTTCTTTAAAGGTCATTTTATCCTCCGAGGCTTTGACGTATCTCAGTAATTGCTTCTGCACGATCTTCTCTTCCAAATACAGCACTGCCAGCAACGAGTACGTCGGCTCCTGCCTCCACTACAAGCGGAGCTGTCTCTTTCGTAATTCCTCCATCTACTTCGATATGAACGTCAGCACGTCCTCTCTCACGTAACGAGCTGCGAATTTCGCGGATTTTACGTAATGTGCCTGGAATAAATGCTTGTCCTCCAAAACCAGGATTCACGGTCATAACCAGCACCATATCTACATCATCCAGAACTTCCCCTACATGAGCTGCAGGAGTGCCAGGATTGAGCGCTACGCCTGCCATGATCCCATGTTCCTTAATCATATGAATCACCCGGTGCAGATGAACACAAGCCTCTGCATGCACCGTAATCATACCCGCTCCTGCTTTTACAAAATCAGCAATATAAAGCTCTGGATTTTCAATCATTAAATGTACATCCAGCAGGAGACTTGTATGTGGTTTAATCGCTTTTACAATCGGGGGTCCAAGCGTAATATTAGGAACAAAATGTCCGTCCATAACATCAACATGGATCCAGTCTGCACCAGAAGCTTCTGCTTCCGCTACTTCAGCGCCAAGGCGTGCGAAATCTGAGGATAGGATAGATGGTGCGATTTTAATTGTCATAGTTAGTACCTCCGCTTCTTGTCCTTCATTTCTTCTAAAAACTGAACGTAATGTTGATATCTGCTTTCTGCAATCAGGCCGTCTATTTTGGCACGAATCACTTCACAGCCTGGTTCATGCGTGTGCGTACACCCTCGGAATTTACAACCGCCTGAGTACTCGCGGAACTCACGGAAACAATCTCCAAGCTCTTCCACACCGATCTCAAGGAAATCGAGTTGACTAAAGCCCGGGGTATCCGCAACGAAACCTCCGTTATCGAGCGGGATCAGCTCCACATGACGTGTGGTATGTTTCCCCCGGCCAAGTTTCATACTGATCTCGTTTGTTTCAAGAGCTAGTCCAGGCATCATTGCATTTAATAACGATGATTTTCCTACACCCGATTGTCCTGAAAAAACACTGATTTCACCCGCAAGATGTTCCTTCAGTTCGTTAAAACCAAGTCCTTCCTTAGAACTTGTACGAATGACCTCGTAGCCGATTTTCTTATAGAGTTCAATAATTTCTTTATATTTTTGTTCGCTTTTCTCATCCACCAAGTCACTCTTGGTTAGACATATGATAGCGGTAAGACCCGCCTGCTCAATGTGTACCAAAAATTTATCAAGCAGCTGAACATTCATTTCTGGTTCTTTTAATGAAAATACAAGTACGGCAAGACGCGCATTTGCCATTGGCGGCCGAATCAGTTCTGTCTCTCTTTGCAAAACTTCAGTAACGGTTCCTTCTCCATTCTCGGTAAGAACGTATTTTACTCGGTCGCCTACCAGCGGGGAGATGCCTCTATTTTTGAAGACCCCTCGCCCTCGGCATTGAACGGAGGATTCCGAATCGATCGGAGCTCCATCCTCTCCAAGTGGCTTAACATAATAATATCCGCTTAATGCTTTAATAATAACTCCATCGAGCATGAATCCACCGTCCTTTATACTTTTCCTATTGCTGCGGAATATAAGAACAGGCGCCTATTCGGCGCCTGAAATGAAGAGTGTATACTCATATTTCATCTATCACTCATCGCCATCCTCATTATCGGATGGATCTTCATCTCCCTGACCGTCACCTTGATCATCGTTCTTATTGTTACCGTTCTCTCCATTATTACCCTTATTG from Paenibacillus polygoni encodes the following:
- a CDS encoding DAK2 domain-containing protein, with product MSKRSLNGTDFYAMVLAGADQLHKHAEHVNSLNVFPVPDGDTGTNMNLTMSAGVAELKRNSSSSIGSCAGILSKGLLMGARGNSGVILSQLFRGFSRYAAPYEELNTIQFAAALQSGVDTAYKAVVKPVEGTILTVAKEAAKHATYYARRTTDITELMSEVLKKANETLALTPEMLPVLKQVGVVDSGGKGLVYIYEGFMEHLLGGTADTDSKVQPAKEITPPASVAKAVPTTPPVHRELPDTAQARLETEDIEFLYDMEFFINRQLGDAQGTPFDEEYFRKALSVNGDSIIIISDDEIIKVHVHSKTPGDVLNLALQYGEITQIHILNMREQHRDLLTAGMDAAAEPELFAEIPQEQERTPELSIPPADELAPFGFIAVSSGQGIEEVFKSLGVDIVLSGGQTMNPSTEDFVKAIHSIDAEHVFILPNNSNIVLAAKQARDLLEGERLVTVIPSKTIPQGISAAFAFQEDESAESNEENMLEAIAHVRSGQVTYAVRDTVFDDLEIKAGHFIGIYDSKIVATEEGLVPTCEQLLSKMIESGDEVITILSGEEADEADTERLASWLAAEYPNAEIEVHEGGQPIYAYLFSVEA
- the rsgA gene encoding ribosome small subunit-dependent GTPase A — encoded protein: MLDGVIIKALSGYYYVKPLGEDGAPIDSESSVQCRGRGVFKNRGISPLVGDRVKYVLTENGEGTVTEVLQRETELIRPPMANARLAVLVFSLKEPEMNVQLLDKFLVHIEQAGLTAIICLTKSDLVDEKSEQKYKEIIELYKKIGYEVIRTSSKEGLGFNELKEHLAGEISVFSGQSGVGKSSLLNAMMPGLALETNEISMKLGRGKHTTRHVELIPLDNGGFVADTPGFSQLDFLEIGVEELGDCFREFREYSGGCKFRGCTHTHEPGCEVIRAKIDGLIAESRYQHYVQFLEEMKDKKRRY
- the spoVM gene encoding stage V sporulation protein SpoVM; this encodes MKFYTFKLPKFLGGFVKAILNTFQK
- the rpe gene encoding ribulose-phosphate 3-epimerase — translated: MTIKIAPSILSSDFARLGAEVAEAEASGADWIHVDVMDGHFVPNITLGPPIVKAIKPHTSLLLDVHLMIENPELYIADFVKAGAGMITVHAEACVHLHRVIHMIKEHGIMAGVALNPGTPAAHVGEVLDDVDMVLVMTVNPGFGGQAFIPGTLRKIREIRSSLRERGRADVHIEVDGGITKETAPLVVEAGADVLVAGSAVFGREDRAEAITEIRQSLGG
- the rpmB gene encoding 50S ribosomal protein L28, whose amino-acid sequence is MSRKCYVTGKKPGSGNHVSHANNRNRRSWGVNVQKVRILVDGKPKRVYVSTRALKAGKVTRV